A stretch of the Papaver somniferum cultivar HN1 chromosome 6, ASM357369v1, whole genome shotgun sequence genome encodes the following:
- the LOC113288908 gene encoding endoplasmin homolog, producing MRKWTITSALLLLILLSIVPDQGRKNQANAEESESDNLVDPPKIEDKLGAVPHGLSTDSDVVKRESESMSRKTLRKSAEKFEFQAEVSRLMDIIINSLYSNKDIFLRELISNASDALDKIRFLALTDKEILGEGDDTKLEILLKLDKEKKILSIRDRGIGMTKEDLIKNLGTIAKSGTSAFVEKMQTSGDLNLIGQFGVGFYSVYLVADYVEVISKHNDDKQYVWESKADGAFAISEDEWNEPLGRGTEIRLHLREEAGEYLEEDKLKDLVKKYSEFINFPISIWSTKEVDVEVPADEDDSEDESPEKSSTEDEEVEEDGEKKPKTKTVKETTSEWEVLNDVKAIWLRSPKEVTDEEYSKFYHSLAKDFSEDKPMSWSHFTAEGDVEFKAVLFVPPKAPHDLYESYYNANKSNLKLYVRRVFISDEFDDLLPKYLNFLMGLVDSDTLPLNVSREMLQQHNSLKTIKKKLIRKALDMIRRIAEEDPDESSEKDNTDAEKSNDNDEKKGQYTKFWNEFGKSIKLGIIEDAANRGRLAKLLRFESSKSDGKLVSLDQYIKRMKTGQKDIFYITGTSKEQLEKSPFLERLTKKNYEVIFFTDPVDEYLMQYLMDYEDHKFQNVSKEGLKIGKDSKDKELKDSFKDLTKWWKDALVTENVDSVKLSNRLADSPCVVVTSKFGWSANMERIMQSQTLSDASKQAYMRGKRVLEINPRHPIIKELQERVAKDPEDASVKQTARLMYQTALMESGFMLSDPKDFASSIYSSVRSSLNISPDASVEEEDDVEETEVETETKSETKDNEGKVDVEDDSESAYKDEL from the exons ATGAGGAAGTGGACGATTACTTCCGCTCTTCTACTCTTAATTCTTCTCTCTATCGTTCCAGATCAAG GACGAAAGAACCAAGCTAATGCTGAAGAAAGTGAATCAGATAACTTAGTTGATCCACCAAAGATTGAGGATAAGCTTGGTGCTGTTCCTCATGGATTATCTACTGATTCGGATGTTGTTAAGAG GGAGTCAGAATCAATGTCAAGGAAAACTCTTAGAAAATCCGCAGAGAAGTTTGAGTTCCAGGCTGAGGTTTCTCGGCTTATGGATATCATTATCAACTCTCTTTACAGTAACAAAGATATCTTCTTGAGGGAGCTAATTTCCAATGCTTCTGAT GCATTGGATAAGATTAGGTTCCTTGCTCTTACTGATAAAGAAATTCTAGGAGAAGGTGATGATACAAAGCTCGAGATTCTG TTGAAATTAGACAAGGAAAAGAAAATCCTGTCAATCCGCGACCGTGGTATAGGAATGACAAAGGAAGATCTTATTAAGAACTTGGGAACTATTGCAAAATCTGGAACTTCTG CTTTTGTGGAGAAAATGCAGACAAGTGGTGACCTCAATCTAATTGGGCAATTTGGAGTTGGGTTTTACTCCGTGTATCTTGTTGCCGATTATGTTGAAGTCATAAGCAAACACAATGATGACAAACA GTACGTATGGGAGTCTAAGGCTGATGGAGCATTTGCTATTTCTGAGGATGAATGGAATGAACCACTAGGACGAGGAACTGAGATTAGGTTGCATCTTAGAGAGGAGGCTGGGGAGTACTTGGAGGAAGATAAACTAAAA GATTTGGTGAAAAAATATTCTGAATTCATCAACTTCCCTATTTCTATCTGGTCAACCAAGGAAGTGGATGTTGAAGTTCCCGCAGATGAAGATGACAGCGAAGATGAATCAC CTGAAAAGAGTTCCACAGAGGATGAAGAAGTAGAGGAAGATGGTGAGAAAAAACCGAAGACAAAGACAGTGAAGGAGACAACTTCTGAGTGGGAAGTCCTCAATGATGTTAAGGCCATATGGTTACGCAGTCCTAAGGAGGTGACTGATGAAGAGTACTCAAAATTCTACCACTCCCTCGCCAAG GATTTTAGTGAGGACAAGCCTATGTCTTGGAGTCATTTTACTGCTGAAGGTGATGTTGAATTCAAGGCTGTTCTTTTTGTTCCTCCAAAGGCTCCTCATGATCTGTACGAGAGTTACTACAATGCTAACAAGTCCAACCTGAAGTTATACGTCAGACGTGTCTTCATCTCAGATGAATTCGATGATCTTCTGCCCAAGTACCTTAACTTTTTGATG GGTCTTGTGGATTCAGACACTTTACCACTTAATGTATCACGTGAAATGCTTCAACAACACAACAGTCTAAAGACAATTAAGAAGAAACTTATCCGTAAAGCTCTTGATATGATCCGTCGGATCGCTGAAGAGGATCCTGATGAGTCGAGTGAAAAGGACAACACTG ATGCCGAGAAGTCAAACGATAATGACGAGAAGAAGGGTCAGTACACCAAGTTCTGGAATGAGTTTGGAAAGTCTATCAAACTTGGTATTATTGAGGATGCTGCTAACAGAGGTCGCCTTGCTAAGCTTCTCAGATTCGAAAG TTCAAAGTCTGATGGCAAGCTAGTATCATTGGATCAATACATCAAAAGAATGAAAACAGGGCAGAAGGATATCTTTTACATTACAGGAACCAGCAAGGAACAGTTGGAGAAATCCCCATTCCTTGAGAGGCttacaaagaaaaattatgaG GTTATTTTCTTCACAGATCCTGTGGATGAATACCTCATGCAGTACTTGATGGACTACGAAGACCATAAATTCCAAAATGTGTCCAAGGAGGGTTTGAAGATTGGTAAGGACTCCAAGGACAAAGAGCTTAAGGATTCATTCAAGGATCTGACCAAGTGGTGGAAGGATGCCCTCGTTACTGAGAATGTGGATTCCGTGAAGCTCAGTAACCGTTTGGCCGACAGTCCATGTGTTGTAGTGACATCAAAGTTCGGATGGAGTGCAAACATGGAGAGAATAATGCAATCACAGACTTTATCAGATGCTAGCAAGCAGGCATACATGCGTGGGAAGAGAGTACTTGAAATCAACCCAAGACACCCAATCATCAAGGAGCTTCAGGAGAGAGTAGCCAAGGATCCCGAG GACGCAAGCGTAAAGCAAACTGCACGTCTTATGTACCAAACAGCTCTCATGGAGAGCGGGTTCATGCTTAGCGACCCCAAGGATTTTGCTTCCAGCATCTACAGTTCAGTGAGATCAAGCCTGAATATTAGTCCAGATGCttcagttgaagaagaagatgatgtagaAGAGACTGAGGTTGAAACCGAAACTAAATCGGAAACCAAAGACAACGAAGGAAAAGTTGATGTAGAAGATGACAGTGAATCTGCATACAAGGATGAGCTCTAG